From Rhodopseudomonas palustris:
CGTCCGCCGCAGCCGTCGGGTGAAGTCGTCGTCCGGCCCCGACGACCACAGCGCCAAGACGCCGCCATCGCGCAAGGCGGCGTGGGCGGCGGCTAGGCCGGCGGCATCGTACAGGCGGTCGTTCGATTTCCGGGAGAGCCCTTGGGGGCCGTTGTCGACGTCGAGCAGAATCGCGTCGTAACCGTTTGCGGCCGCGTGGATCAGTTCGCCGACATCGCGCGCGACGATGCTGACGCGCGGGTCGTCCAGGCAATCGCCGAACAGCTCTGCCATTGGGCCGCGGCCCCAGTCGATCACCTCAGGCACGAGCTCGGCGACCTCGATGGCGGCGTCGTTTCCGAACACCGCCAGCGCAGCACGCAACGTGAAGCCCATGCCGAGACCGCCAATCAGAACCCGCGGCTGGCGTCGGCCGTCCAGCTTCTTGCAGGCAAGGGTCGCCAGCGCTTCCTCGGAGCCGCCGAGCCGGCTGTTCATCAGCTCGTTGGCGCCCAGCCGGATCGAGAACTCAGCGCCACGTTGCATCAGCCGGAGTTCGTCGCCGCCTGGGATCGGTGCGGTGGCCAATCTGGTCCAGGGAAGCATGTGGGTTACTCGCGAGATGTCGCCGGTGTCTGATCTGGAGCTTGCTACGAGGCATGGCAGCCTTTCGCGTGGCTTTCCGTAGCAAGGCGCGGCTGGTCGGCACAAGGCTGGGATTACGTATCGACGCGTCAGGCAGTCGCTGGGGCCGGTGCCGGTGCCGCCGCCGGGCTCTTGGTGCGGCGGAAACGTAGCACCATCCGGGTGCCGGAATGTGCCGGGTCGCGCTCGACGCTGGCGTCGAGCTTGGTCGCCATGGCATTGACGATGCGCTGGCCCATGCCGGTCGAGTGCGGATTGGCCTTGACCGCAAGG
This genomic window contains:
- a CDS encoding spermidine synthase — encoded protein: MLPWTRLATAPIPGGDELRLMQRGAEFSIRLGANELMNSRLGGSEEALATLACKKLDGRRQPRVLIGGLGMGFTLRAALAVFGNDAAIEVAELVPEVIDWGRGPMAELFGDCLDDPRVSIVARDVGELIHAAANGYDAILLDVDNGPQGLSRKSNDRLYDAAGLAAAHAALRDGGVLALWSSGPDDDFTRRLRRTNFAVNEVPVRAVGKRNGSRHWIWLAVRS